A region from the Drosophila bipectinata strain 14024-0381.07 chromosome 3R, DbipHiC1v2, whole genome shotgun sequence genome encodes:
- the LOC108122550 gene encoding uncharacterized protein: protein MEAKLVKKLMQLVAVILMGLVLQSAADCPLSKAVIEATNRIFKSADPAGNLDLKRTEQVRTGEVLHMFCQANDIVRTTCLPNSTFSIPLPLRCNNPLAVSATIVADSSCPATTYSVGYVINNRQLEVYRSCYDRGAVKALFTTHLMYPKSIATERACPQLTTDGALSDADGNSFTPANVFNSFRRILGRNQRFIRNDRDTVILPARLTPSADFLFGDQICATSKYINVVPLFKSINDGNLQTIERWVRTTVGVGGHMRIRTGVLGTLSLRGTERRRRQHPIFLIAPNKNPVPEWIFKVVRTAANQPHTVFLTYNNIFGNRRPNAPNFCRSVPCPVPLANTAAAGFTFCCNAASFNR, encoded by the exons ATGGAAGCTAAACTAGTGAAAAAGTTAATGCAGTTGGTTGCTGTAATTTTAATGGGCTTGG tgctCCAGTCGGCTGCCGACTGCCCACTTTCCAAGGCCGTTATTGAAGCTACCAATCGTATATTTAAAAGCGCCGATCCCGCCGGAAACTTGGACCTAAAACGGACAGAGCAAGTTCGCACTGGGGAGGTACTCCACATGTTCTGTCAGGCCAACGACATCGTAAGGACCACCTGCTTACCGAATTCGACCTTCAGCATCCCGCTCCCACTGCGGTGCAACAATCCTCTAGCTGTTTCAGCGACCATCGTCGCAGACTCATCCTGTCCAGCCACCACGTACTCAGTGGGATATGTCATCAATAATCGTCAGCTGGAGGTGTACCGCAGCTGTTACGATCGAGGCGCCGTGAAGGCTCTGTTCACTACCCACTTGATGTATCCAAAAAGCATCG CCACTGAGCGAGCCTGTCCCCAATTAACGACGGATGGAGCTCTAAGTGATGCTGACGGAAACAGTTTTACGCCAGCGAATGTCTTCAACTCCTTCAGGCGGATTCTTGGCAGGAACCAACGATTCATACGCAATGATAGGGATACAGTCATCCTTCCTGCACGACTCACCCCATCGGCGGACTTCCTGTTCGGGGACCAGATTTGCGCCACTTCCAAGTATATCAACGTGGTGCCTCTGTTCAAGAGCATCAATGATGGCAACTTGCAGACTATTGAAAGGTGGGTGCGCACAACGGTGGGTGTTGGAGGACATATGCGAATCAGAACCGGTGTCCTGGGCACTCTTTCCCTGCGTGGAACAGAACGCCGACGTCGTCAGCACCCCATTTTCCTAATCGCTCCCAACAAAAACCCTGTGCCGGAATGGATTTTCAAGGTGGTCCGGACCGCCGCCAATCAACCGCATACGGTCTTCCTGACCTACAACAACATATTTGGAAACCGTCGCCCCAACGCCCCCAACTTCTGCCGAAGTGTACCCTGCCCAGTGCCCCTGGCCaacacagcagcagcaggtttCACCTTCTGTTGCAATGCCGCCAGTTTCAATCGTTAA
- the LOC108122552 gene encoding uncharacterized protein, protein MIRFLLPLLALCAMAEAQAQCQITQAQVEATSRVFMHRQGNVVTLKRTASSPVGETLDMWCSRATTRAMTCRAGNPPRFNPPLPMNCTINPGAIVTPVRDGSCPQPASMYRVGYNLGNQQFAELYRVCYNRATVRPIFVEHRIYPKPFNARRPCTEFTADGVIGRADEGSFFTGSIYSTFRRLFGANQQYIANNRTVLLSRGHLAASNDFLFRDQMCATFKLVNVAPQFNTINARNWNRVEDYVRSLPRGNTFVSVRTGTRGVLSLPSPTGPKDVTLSGNKNPVPLWFYKIVHNARRQPIVAFLTLNNRFATRPPAVPNFCTRVACPNNMQFPQTGIDGYTTCCNPATFRP, encoded by the exons TGGAGGCGACCAGTCGTGTCTTCATGCACCGTCAAGGTAACGTGGTCACGTTGAAACGAACGGCCAGTTCGCCGGTGGGCGAAACCCTCGATATGTGGTGCAGCCGGGCAACTACGCGTGCCATGACCTGCCGGGCGGGTAACCCGCCCAGGTTCAACCCACCCCTTCCCATGAACTGCACCATCAACCCAGGAGCAATTGTGACGCCGGTGCGAGATGGCAGCTGTCCTCAACCAGCATCCATGTACCGCGTGGGCTACAATCTGGGCAATCAACAGTTCGCGGAACTCTATCGGGTGTGCTATAATAGGGCCACTGTACGACCCATTTTTGTGGAGCATAGGATTTATCCCAAGCCCTTTA ACGCACGCCGACCCTGCACTGAATTCACTGCCGATGGCGTGATTGGACGAGCTGACGAAGGAAGCTTCTTCACGGGCAGCATTTACTCCACCTTCCGGCGACTTTTTGGCGCAAACCAGCAGTACATTGCAAACAATCGGACAGTCCTTCTCAGTCGTGGCCATCTGGCCGCATCGAATGACTTCCTGTTCCGGGATCAGATGTGCGCCACCTTCAAGTTGGTGAATGTGGCACCTCAGTTTAACACCATTAACGCCCGCAACTGGAACCGCGTTGAGGACTATGTTCGATCTTTGCCGAGAGGGAATACGTTTGTTTCCGTACGCACTGGTACGCGTGGAGTCCTGAGCCTACCCTCGCCAACTGGCCCGAAGGATGTGACCCTCAGCGGTAACAAGAACCCGGTGCCACTATGGTTCTACAAGATTGTACATAACGCAAGACGACAGCCAATTGTGGCTTTCCTCACATTGAACAATAGGTTTGCCACACGACCGCCGGCAGTGCCAAACTTCTGTACCCGAGTTGCTTGTCCCAACAACATGCAGTTTCCGCAAACGGGCATTGATGGTTACACTACCTGCTGCAATCCTGCCACATTCAGACCATAG
- the LOC108122551 gene encoding uncharacterized protein encodes MAAPQLIRALLLVIAIGLEWVPQTSGDCTLTRTMIEGTNRIFTNRDAASNYELKRAQRVRTGEVLHMVCKDDDIVQTTCTQHRNFSRPFPMRCARPIAPSATIVTDASCSATMYSVGYTIKNRHLELYRACYDRTLVKALFTTHSVFQKSFFPARPCADFTRDGALSQADADSFQPSKVFRSFRQIFGPAQRYIANDRDVIVNRGHLTPSGDYLYSDQMCATFKYINVVPQFKSINDHNWETIERWVRGRISVGGSLRIKTGVQGTLTLPDRQRRQRRVILGANVKNPMPEWLYKVVRTSSNQPHTVFVTYNNIFAASRPNAPSFCRSIPCPMTLVNTAAAGYTFCCNATTFAL; translated from the exons ATGGCAGCTCCACAACTGATACGAGCGCTTCTACTGGTTATTGCGATTGGATTGGAATGGG TGCCCCAGACATCTGGCGACTGCACCCTTACCAGGACAATGATCGAAGGCACCAATCGAATATTCACTAATCGTGATGCCGCCAGCAACTACGAACTAAAGCGGGCTCAGCGAGTCCGTACCGGAGAAGTACTCCATATGGTCTGCAAAGACGATGACATCGTCCAGACCACCTGCACGCAACACAGAAACTTTAGTCGTCCATTTCCCATGCGCTGCGCCCGTCCCATAGCACCCTCGGCCACAATAGTTACAGATGCGTCCTGTTCGGCTACCATGTACTCCGTGGGCTACACCATCAAGAACCGTCACCTGGAGCTATACAGAGCTTGCTACGATCGCACCCTTGTGAAAGCTTTGTTCACCACCCACTCAGTTTTCCAAAAGTCCTTCT TCCCTGCACGACCTTGTGCTGACTTTACTCGTGATGGAGCTCTGAGCCAAGCAGATGCCGATAGTTTCCAGCCAAGCAAGGTCTTCAGGTCCTTCCGTCAAATATTCGGGCCCGCCCAACGCTACATTGCTAATGATCGGGATGTGATCGTTAACCGTGGACATCTGACGCCCTCCGGGGACTACCTTTACTCGGACCAGATGTGTGCCACCTTTAAATACATAAACGTAGTTCCGCAATTTAAGAGCATCAACGACCACAACTGGGAAACCATTGAGCGGTGGGTGCGAGGTCGCATCAGTGTCGGAGGCTCTCTGAGGATCAAAACGGGAGTGCAGGGTACCCTCACCCTGCCAGATCGCCAACGAAGGCAGCGACGCGTTATTTTGGGAGCCAATGTCAAGAACCCTATGCCGGAGTGGCTGTACAAAGTGGTGCGCACTTCCAGCAATCAGCCCCACACAGTCTTCGTGACCTACAACAACATTTTCGCCGCCAGTCGTCCCAACGCCCCCAGCTTCTGCCGCAGTATACCCTGCCCTATGACCCTGGTTAATACTGCAGCTGCTGGCTATACCTTCTGTTGCAACGCTACCACTTTTGCTCTTTGA
- the LOC108122585 gene encoding uncharacterized protein, which yields MAVFHPEKFEVCSNDTALVTPIYDVIRQRYVLRIDEALATRLLNSSDSEYNCHYQEIIRDKNHDSYDKKERKYFSQNFEVPLHVRGLIVECHRLGNDSDVLQSDAYILIQHKPPPLGLSLEPAKRKPSVLMFGIDSLSRINLRRTMPKVYNFLTGSGWYEMQGYNKIGDNTFPNLMAILTGYDSDSALKNVCNWHEKGCLDETPFVWKYFKNASYFTAYAEDETGMETFNYCRPGFVEQPTDYYGRPNHKSFEAGLKKWKCESCSMSYCIGRRITSSYVYDMAKEFARRYVDKQPIWGLFWSNSFSHDSFQMPSKMEDYVLQYLLDFEADGVFEHSIMIFMSDHGSRYGKIMSLPSGFLEERLPTMFIYLPPWFRAQYPEYANALEVNMNRLSSNYDLHNTLKHIIELGSPDEPHLPRAHDCPKCQSLFKPLPELRVCEDAGIPEHYCTCVPYQRIKAGWADRIAPLVMEKINEYLADRNISDICSKLTLSYVHRTEIKVDLDQDFHDIDRIRDVAIYRTKFKVKQNSADFQATVVFNNVTETVEVDVPKISRTDSYAKVSTCVEDKTDKMYCICKSEIKDQ from the exons ATGGCCGTTTTTCATCCCGAAAAGTTCGAGGTCTGCTCCAACGATACCGCTCTGGTGACCCCCATCTATGATGTCATACGCCAACGGTATGTTCTGCGTATCGATGAGGCCCTCGCAACCCGCTTACTGAACTCCAGTGATTCCGAGTACAACTGTCATTACCAAGAGATAATACGCGATAAGAACCACGACAGTTATGACAA AAAAgagcgaaaatatttttctcagAATTTTGAGGTGCCTCTACACGTGCGAGGCCTTATTGTGGAGTGTCACCGCCTTGGCAACGACTCCGATGTACTTCAgagtgatgcctatatcttgATTCAGCATAAGCCGCCCCCGCTAGGTCTATCCCTGGAGCCGGCAAAGAGGAAGCCCAGTGTACTTATGTTTGGAATAGATAGCCTATCGCGTATCAATCTGCGACGCACCATGCCCAAAGTATACAATTTCCTGACCGGCAGTGGCTGGTACGAAATGCAGGGTTACAATAAG ATAGGGGACAATACCTTCCCGAACCTAATGGCCATATTGACTGGCTACGATTCGGACTCGGCGCTGAAGAATGTCTGCAATTGGCATGAGAAAGGCTGTTTGGATGAAACTCCCTTCGTATGGAAGTACTTCAAGAACGCAAGCTACTTTACCGCCTATGCTGAGGACGAAACTGGTATGGAAACTTTCAATTACTGTAGGCCCGGCTTTGTGGAGCAGCCCACTGACTATTACGGACGACCCAACCACAAGTCTTTTGAGGCGGGCCTGAAAAAGTGGAAGTGCGAGAGCTGCTCCATGAGTTACTGCATAGGTCGCCGCATAACCAGCAGCTATGTGTACGACATGGCCAAGGAATTTGCCAGGCGATACGTCGACAAACAACCCATTTGGGGGCTGTTTTGGTCCAACAGCTTCAGCCACGACAGCTTCCAAATGCCTTCGAAAATGGAGGACTATGTGCTGCAGTACCTGCTGGATTTTGAGGCCGACGGTGTATTCGAGCACAGCATTATGATATTCATGTCAGATCACGGGTCACGGTATGGCAAAATAATGTCCTTACCCAGCGGGTTTCTGGAGGAGCGTCTGCCAACGATGTTTATTTACCTTCCGCCTTGGTTTCGGGCCCAATATCCGGAGTACGCTAACGCCCTTGAGGTGAACATGAACCGATTGTCTTCCAACTATGATTTGCACAATACCCTGAAGCACATTATAGAGCTGGGCAGTCCTGACGAGCCGCATCTGCCTCGGGCCCACGACTGTCCCAAATGCCAATCTCTGTTCAAACCATTACCTGAACTCCGCGTTTGCGAGGATGCCGGAATCCCAGAGCATTATTGCACCTGTGTGCCTTACCAGAGGATTAAGGCAGGCTGGGCCGACCGGATCGCACCCTTGGTAATGGAAAAGATCAACGAGTACTTGGCTGACAGGAACATCAGCGACATTTGCTCAAAACTAACACTAAGTTATGTTCATAGAACGGAGATAAAAGTCGATCTGGACCAAGACTTTCACGACATCGATCGCATTAGGGATGTGGCCATTTATCGGACAAAGTTCAAGGTCAAACAGAACTCTGCGGACTTCCAGGCCACTGTCGTTTTTAATAACGTAACGGAAACCGTCGAGGTCGATGTACCAAAAATTAGTCGCACCGATTCATATGCGAAAGTGTCGACCTGTGTCGAAGATAAGACCGATAAGATGTATTGCATTTGCAAAAGTGAGATAAAAGACCAATGA